Proteins encoded together in one Pseudomonas sp. ADAK13 window:
- a CDS encoding helix-turn-helix transcriptional regulator: MSANPLGSYLKDRRTRLDPAAFGFSSARRRTPGLRREEVAQRANISPTWYTWLEQGRGGAPSVEVLERIAQALMLTDIEREHLFLLAFGRPPEVRYQQNETVTPRLQRVLDALNPSAAILRTATWDVVAWNQAATVMLMDYGSQAPEQRNILRFMFLDPNSRAAQYDWESVARFVLGAFRIDTARSGAAEQVQPMVDELCRRSPEFKAMWSENDVQGAHGDGVKRIRHSVLGPIEFEYSVFAVDGRKDLNMVVYNPATPEDAQRIASLMR; the protein is encoded by the coding sequence ATGAGCGCAAACCCGCTGGGCAGCTATCTGAAAGACCGTCGCACACGGCTCGATCCGGCGGCGTTCGGCTTCTCATCGGCACGGCGGCGTACGCCCGGGTTGCGCCGTGAGGAAGTGGCGCAGCGCGCGAATATCAGCCCCACCTGGTACACCTGGCTGGAACAGGGCCGTGGCGGCGCGCCGTCGGTGGAAGTGCTGGAACGCATTGCTCAGGCGTTGATGCTGACGGATATCGAACGCGAACATCTGTTCCTGCTGGCCTTCGGACGCCCACCCGAAGTGCGCTATCAGCAGAACGAAACGGTGACGCCACGCCTGCAACGGGTGCTGGATGCCTTGAACCCCAGCGCCGCGATCCTGCGTACGGCGACGTGGGATGTGGTGGCCTGGAACCAGGCGGCGACGGTGATGTTGATGGACTACGGATCCCAGGCGCCGGAACAGCGAAATATCCTGCGTTTCATGTTCCTGGATCCGAATTCCCGCGCGGCCCAATACGATTGGGAAAGCGTGGCGCGGTTTGTGTTGGGCGCCTTCCGGATTGATACGGCGCGCTCAGGTGCGGCAGAGCAGGTGCAGCCGATGGTCGATGAACTGTGTCGGCGTAGTCCTGAGTTTAAAGCGATGTGGAGCGAGAACGACGTTCAGGGTGCCCATGGTGATGGCGTCAAGCGGATACGCCATTCGGTGTTGGGGCCGATTGAATTTGAGTATTCGGTGTTTGCGGTCGATGGGCGCAAGGATCTGAATATGGTGGTGTACAACCCGGCGACGCCGGAGGATGCGCAGCGGATCGCATCGCTGATGAGATAG
- a CDS encoding SDR family oxidoreductase, protein MRIFITGASGFIGSAAVKELISAGHEVLGLCRSDDKVAALEAAGAQVHRGSLEDLESLKAGAAQADGVIHLAFNHDFSTFVANCEDDRRVIQALGEVLAGSDRPLIITSGVGIASTVPGQLATEDGAVVTSAQIPRAASEEAANAVAATGVNVSVMRLPQVHDTFRQGLVSPVIELYREKGVCAYIADGKNRWPAAHILDVARLYRLAIEKAEPGARYHAVAEEGVSQREIAEVLGTRLGLPVKSIAAGEAQGFFGWLSMFTAHDMPASSAITRATLGWEPVGPGLLVDLAQLEGIEG, encoded by the coding sequence ATGCGCATATTTATCACGGGTGCCAGCGGATTTATCGGGTCGGCTGCCGTCAAGGAGCTGATCTCGGCGGGCCATGAAGTACTGGGGTTGTGCCGCTCGGATGACAAGGTGGCAGCGCTGGAGGCGGCCGGTGCCCAGGTGCACCGTGGGTCGCTTGAGGACCTTGAAAGCCTAAAGGCCGGCGCCGCCCAAGCGGACGGCGTGATTCACCTGGCGTTCAATCATGACTTCTCGACATTCGTCGCGAACTGCGAGGATGACCGCCGGGTTATTCAGGCGCTGGGTGAGGTACTTGCCGGGTCGGATCGACCGCTGATCATCACCTCCGGCGTCGGGATCGCGAGCACCGTGCCGGGCCAGTTGGCGACGGAGGATGGCGCGGTGGTGACCTCCGCGCAGATTCCCCGTGCAGCGTCGGAAGAAGCGGCCAACGCTGTAGCCGCGACGGGTGTGAATGTATCGGTAATGCGTTTGCCTCAAGTACACGACACCTTCAGGCAGGGGCTGGTCAGCCCGGTGATCGAGTTGTATCGCGAGAAGGGCGTTTGCGCCTACATCGCAGACGGGAAAAACCGTTGGCCGGCGGCACATATTCTGGATGTGGCGCGGCTCTACAGGCTGGCGATTGAAAAGGCTGAGCCGGGCGCGAGGTATCACGCGGTGGCGGAGGAGGGTGTGTCGCAGCGGGAGATAGCCGAGGTGTTGGGGACGCGGCTAGGGTTGCCGGTTAAATCCATTGCTGCTGGAGAGGCTCAAGGTTTTTTTGGGTGGTTGTCGATGTTTACCGCTCACGATATGCCAGCGTCCAGTGCGATTACGCGCGCGACGTTGGGATGGGAACCGGTGGGACCGGGGCTGCTGGTGGATCTTGCGCAGTTGGAGGGAATTGAAGGCTGA
- a CDS encoding DUF6124 family protein, which produces MCTDSYNSPVRIFSVRPEIGTDALLANAYETIAGAGAMTNEFADNLPDEHRCLALAIQQTIELGLMLVEAAQDRVDSVA; this is translated from the coding sequence ATGTGTACTGACTCGTATAACTCACCCGTAAGAATATTCAGCGTACGTCCCGAAATCGGCACCGATGCATTGCTCGCCAACGCCTACGAAACCATTGCCGGCGCTGGCGCCATGACCAACGAATTTGCAGATAACCTGCCAGACGAGCATCGCTGTCTGGCCTTGGCGATTCAGCAAACCATTGAGTTGGGCCTGATGCTGGTGGAGGCGGCACAAGACCGCGTGGACTCAGTCGCCTAG
- a CDS encoding LysR family transcriptional regulator, with protein MEVSIRHIEVFRAIMQAGSVTGAAQLLFTSQPTVSRELARLEKLSGLRLFDRAGGKLVPTAQAIMLFEEVERSYIGLERINSVAQSIRRFEHGQLSVTCLPLFSQTLLPKVFKRFQQHVGIALSIAAQETPQLEESLSAQRYDLGLTEGEHAPQGTQGKLLFCSDMVCVLPDGDPLLAKPLLTLEDFQGVNFINLSGLDIYRQTLDEHFRRAGVDRHIVVETTNAASVCAMVRQQLGVAIINPLTAVAEAGDGLTIRPISVSIPYRVMLIRPDYRPSSLFVDAFCDALIEEAASLADRLDLRRERSS; from the coding sequence ATGGAAGTATCCATACGGCATATCGAGGTGTTCCGGGCCATCATGCAGGCCGGCAGCGTCACGGGAGCGGCGCAGCTGCTATTTACTTCCCAACCGACGGTCAGCCGGGAGCTGGCGCGACTGGAAAAGCTTTCGGGCCTGCGACTCTTTGATCGCGCGGGAGGAAAGCTGGTACCGACAGCCCAGGCGATCATGCTGTTCGAAGAGGTCGAGCGCTCCTACATCGGCCTGGAACGAATCAACAGCGTTGCACAGTCAATTCGTCGCTTTGAACATGGCCAACTGAGCGTCACGTGTCTTCCGCTGTTTTCTCAGACGCTTTTGCCCAAGGTCTTTAAGCGCTTTCAGCAGCATGTCGGCATAGCCTTGAGCATTGCGGCACAGGAAACGCCCCAGCTGGAAGAATCACTCAGCGCCCAGCGTTACGACCTCGGATTGACCGAAGGCGAACATGCGCCTCAGGGCACACAGGGGAAACTGCTTTTTTGTTCCGACATGGTGTGCGTACTGCCGGACGGTGATCCTTTGTTGGCTAAACCGTTGCTGACACTGGAAGACTTTCAGGGGGTCAATTTCATCAACCTGTCGGGCCTGGATATCTATCGTCAAACCCTCGATGAGCACTTCCGCCGGGCCGGCGTCGACAGGCATATTGTGGTCGAAACAACCAATGCTGCGTCGGTGTGTGCCATGGTCAGGCAACAACTGGGAGTGGCAATTATCAACCCGTTGACGGCGGTGGCGGAGGCCGGTGACGGGCTGACCATTCGGCCGATCAGCGTATCGATTCCGTATCGGGTCATGTTGATCAGGCCCGATTATCGACCGTCCTCTCTCTTCGTCGACGCGTTCTGTGACGCGCTGATTGAAGAGGCGGCGAGTCTCGCAGACCGTTTGGATTTGAGGCGGGAACGTTCCAGCTAA
- the lysA gene encoding diaminopimelate decarboxylase produces MPNTSVFQSLADSARQHGTPLWCYEAETIRARINQLQGFDGVRYAQKACSNLHILRLIREQDVRIDAVSLGEIERALLAGFSPDGDPAGIVFTCDLFDEATLRRVVELQVEVNTGSIDMLRQLGQRSPGHRVWLRINPGFGHGHSRKTNTGGENSKHGIWHEQVQDALNVIRQFGLTLVGVHMHIGSGVDYAHLEQVSCAMVLVVKALDHDIEAFSIGGGLATPYRPEDEPVDIQRYASTWRQAKHEIEGWLGHPVRMEIEPGRFLVAESGYLVTEVRAVKKVGSRNFILVDAGFNDLMRPALYGAYHHMTLLDAHGVPVNRPEHLCVVGGPLCEAGDIFTQDEQGITLRMLPQAQVGDWLVIHDTGAYGAAMSSNYNSRPLLPEVLIEQGQGKLIRRPQPLSDLLALELGL; encoded by the coding sequence ATGCCCAACACCTCCGTTTTCCAGTCGTTGGCCGATTCTGCAAGACAGCACGGTACCCCGCTCTGGTGTTATGAGGCCGAGACCATCCGGGCCCGCATCAATCAATTGCAGGGTTTTGATGGGGTTCGATACGCGCAGAAAGCCTGCTCCAACCTGCATATTCTTCGGTTGATTCGCGAACAAGACGTACGGATCGATGCGGTGTCGCTGGGGGAAATCGAGCGGGCACTGCTGGCTGGATTCAGCCCTGATGGTGACCCGGCCGGCATTGTTTTTACCTGTGATTTATTCGATGAAGCGACATTGCGCCGTGTGGTGGAACTGCAAGTGGAAGTGAACACAGGCTCGATTGATATGCTGCGCCAACTGGGTCAGCGGTCGCCCGGCCACCGCGTTTGGCTACGGATCAATCCGGGGTTCGGCCACGGTCACAGCCGCAAGACCAACACCGGTGGCGAAAACAGCAAGCACGGAATCTGGCACGAGCAGGTCCAGGACGCGCTCAACGTGATCCGGCAATTCGGCCTGACGCTGGTGGGTGTGCACATGCATATCGGCTCCGGTGTGGATTACGCGCACCTTGAGCAAGTGAGCTGTGCGATGGTCTTGGTGGTGAAGGCGCTGGACCACGATATCGAGGCATTTTCCATCGGCGGGGGGCTTGCCACGCCTTATCGTCCGGAAGATGAACCGGTGGATATCCAGCGTTATGCGAGCACATGGCGCCAGGCCAAACACGAGATTGAAGGCTGGCTCGGTCATCCGGTACGCATGGAGATCGAGCCTGGCCGCTTCCTGGTCGCGGAGTCGGGCTATCTGGTCACCGAAGTTCGGGCGGTAAAAAAAGTGGGTAGCAGGAACTTCATCCTGGTGGATGCCGGCTTCAATGACCTGATGCGGCCTGCGCTCTATGGTGCCTATCACCACATGACTTTACTGGATGCCCACGGTGTGCCGGTCAACCGCCCGGAGCACCTGTGCGTAGTGGGCGGCCCGTTGTGCGAGGCCGGCGATATTTTCACCCAGGATGAACAGGGCATCACGCTCCGCATGTTGCCGCAAGCGCAGGTTGGCGATTGGTTGGTGATTCACGACACCGGCGCGTATGGCGCCGCCATGTCGTCCAATTACAATAGCCGCCCGCTGCTGCCAGAGGTATTGATCGAGCAAGGGCAGGGGAAATTGATTCGACGCCCGCAACCGCTGTCGGACTTGCTGGCCTTGGAATTGGGGCTTTAA
- a CDS encoding alpha/beta fold hydrolase, with the protein MRPEIAVLDIQGQYRVYTEFYRADAAAKTIILVNGSMATTASFAQTVKSLHPTFNVVLYDQPYAGRSKIHNRHEQMLTKEVEGQILLELIDHFAAEHVLSFSWGGAATLVALSHRPRRVEKAVISSFSPVINTPMRDYLERGVDYLGNLDRDRVGHLVNSTIGKHLPSLFKRYNYKHVSSLAEHEYGQMHFHISHVLNSDRLCYLKAAKQIEIPVLFLNGEWDEYTSAQDAKLFGQHIAKSSFGTIQATGHFLDMEHKAACRDSREALMGFLRPEQQPSRLRYHASQPQHAFAV; encoded by the coding sequence ATGAGGCCAGAAATCGCTGTGCTGGATATACAGGGTCAGTATCGGGTTTACACGGAGTTCTATCGCGCGGACGCAGCCGCCAAGACCATCATCCTGGTCAACGGCTCAATGGCCACCACCGCGTCTTTCGCCCAGACCGTGAAAAGCCTGCACCCGACGTTCAACGTGGTTTTGTACGACCAGCCCTACGCCGGTCGCTCAAAAATCCACAACCGCCACGAGCAGATGCTGACGAAAGAAGTCGAGGGCCAGATCCTTCTGGAACTCATTGACCACTTCGCCGCCGAACACGTGCTGTCCTTTTCCTGGGGCGGCGCCGCGACCCTTGTCGCCCTCTCCCACCGGCCGCGCCGTGTGGAAAAGGCCGTGATCAGCTCGTTCTCCCCGGTGATCAACACCCCGATGCGCGACTATTTGGAGCGCGGTGTCGACTACCTCGGCAACCTCGACCGCGACCGCGTGGGCCACTTGGTCAACAGCACCATCGGCAAACACCTGCCGTCGCTGTTCAAGCGCTACAACTACAAACACGTGAGCAGCCTGGCCGAGCATGAGTATGGGCAGATGCACTTTCACATCAGCCACGTGCTGAACAGCGACCGGCTGTGCTACCTCAAGGCGGCGAAGCAGATTGAGATTCCGGTGCTGTTCTTGAACGGCGAATGGGACGAGTACACCAGCGCTCAGGACGCCAAGTTATTTGGGCAACATATTGCGAAAAGCAGCTTTGGGACGATTCAAGCGACCGGGCACTTTTTGGACATGGAGCACAAGGCCGCGTGCCGGGATAGCCGGGAGGCGTTGATGGGCTTTTTGAGGCCGGAGCAGCAACCGAGCCGGTTGCGGTACCACGCGTCGCAGCCACAGCATGCATTTGCCGTATGA
- a CDS encoding pseudouridine synthase, whose product MRVDRFLSNLPRFNRKQVRLLLVERRITVDGQFVSDPHHPVSEFSRVLLDDEVLQAGKPARYFMLHKPQGCVSATSDPQHPTVLDLLDEPDKHKLHIAGRLDFNTTGLLLITNDGQWSRRLTQPQTKLPKVYYVETEQEIGPEYAATFAAGLYFAFEDLTTQPAELALLGPRTARLSIIEGRYHQVKRMFGHFDNKVTRLHRERMGPLELDSALAPGQYRALTDAEIQQV is encoded by the coding sequence ATGCGTGTCGACCGTTTCCTCAGCAACCTGCCCCGTTTCAACCGCAAACAGGTTCGCCTGTTGCTGGTGGAGCGGCGGATTACCGTCGACGGCCAATTCGTGAGCGACCCGCATCACCCGGTCAGCGAGTTCAGCCGCGTGTTGCTGGATGATGAAGTGCTGCAAGCCGGCAAACCTGCACGCTACTTCATGCTGCACAAACCCCAGGGCTGCGTAAGCGCCACCTCCGACCCGCAACACCCCACCGTGCTCGACCTGCTGGATGAACCGGACAAGCACAAGCTGCACATTGCCGGTCGTCTGGATTTCAACACCACCGGCCTGCTGCTGATCACCAACGACGGCCAGTGGTCGCGCCGCCTGACCCAGCCGCAAACCAAATTGCCCAAGGTCTATTACGTCGAGACCGAGCAGGAGATTGGCCCGGAATACGCGGCCACCTTCGCCGCCGGCCTGTACTTCGCCTTCGAAGACCTCACCACCCAACCGGCGGAACTGGCGCTATTGGGCCCCAGAACGGCGCGCCTGAGCATCATTGAAGGGCGTTATCACCAGGTGAAGCGCATGTTCGGGCACTTCGACAACAAAGTGACGCGCCTGCACCGCGAGCGCATGGGCCCGCTGGAATTGGACTCGGCCCTGGCGCCAGGGCAGTACCGGGCGCTGACGGACGCTGAAATCCAACAGGTCTGA
- a CDS encoding cysteine-rich CWC family protein, whose amino-acid sequence MTTPTLCPACGARNDCALADPRTADQACWCYSVSIDPAVLEALAPELRDKACLCPRCARVDEQLRGAEPT is encoded by the coding sequence ATGACCACGCCAACCCTCTGCCCCGCCTGCGGCGCCCGCAACGACTGCGCCCTGGCCGACCCGCGCACCGCCGACCAGGCGTGCTGGTGTTACTCCGTGAGCATCGACCCTGCGGTGCTTGAAGCCTTGGCGCCGGAGCTGCGCGACAAGGCCTGCCTGTGCCCGCGCTGCGCCCGGGTGGACGAGCAACTGCGCGGGGCCGAGCCCACGTAA
- the uca gene encoding urea carboxylase, with amino-acid sequence MFEKLLIANRGAIACRILRTLRELSVKGVAVYSEADAASLHIQQADEAYSLGEGAAAGTYLSVEKILATAKACGATAIHPGYGFLSENAAFAEACETAGIAFVGPTPEQLRVFGLKHTARALAKQHDIPLLEGTELLNSLDAALLAGESVGYPIMLKSTAGGGGIGMRVCHSADELRDCFEAVKRLGQNNFSDAGVFIEKYIQHARHLEVQVFGDGCGEVIALGVRDCSVQRRNQKVLEETPAPNLPDGMADELCRAAITLAKAVNYRSAGTVEFIFDSADGRFYFLEVNTRLQVEHGVTEQVWGVDLVRWMVQLAAGELPPLRELELKPHGHAIQARLYAEDPGRDFQPSPGLLTCVDFPAADGLRIDTWVEAGCEIPPYFDPMIAKLITWAPTREQARLDLHQALSNSQLYGVETNRDYLRQILLAAPFASGQPWTRCLEDLVYRADTFEVLSAGTQTSVQDYPGRLGYWAVGVPPSGPMDSRALRLGNRLLGNAEGAAALEITMSGPLLRFNCAAVVAVTGADIALRLNDDVVPMNTALLIPAGATLSLGTLAGAGARSYLCVRGGLQVPDYLGSKSTFTLGQFGGHGGRALRAGDVLHLLPLADVSSGQQLVPEPLADVRTLRVIYGPHGAPEYFKPEYIETFFATQWEVHFNSSRTGVRLIGPKPLWARTDGGEAGLHPSNIHDNPYAIGAVDFTGDMPVILGPDGPSLGGFVCPVTVIEADLWQLGQLKAGDKIRFTPVDLTTARDLALKWDHCRSKLARDAGTSVHPEHRIDTIAGKPGSYRSPVVLDIGTQDTRLVARLAGDTHLLLEIGAAELDLVLRFRAHALMQALETRDLHGVIDLTPGIRSLQIHYQPEQLPLADLLALITTEWHTVCASHNLQVPSRIVHLPLSWDDPACQLAIEKYMTTVRKDAPWCPSNLEFIRRINDLANLDEVRHTVFDASYLVMGLGDVYLGAPVATPLDPRHRLVTTKYNPARTWTAENSVGIGGAYLCVYGMEGPGGYQFVGRTLQMWNRYREVAAFDGKPWLLRFFDQIRFYPVSADELVQIRRDFPLGRFELSIEHSQLNLTDYQAFLTQEAESIGEFRGQQQRAFNAERERWIASGQAHFDSEELAAPLGQDTPLQANEYSIDSHIAGNLWQVQVAVGEPVAAGDVLVILESMKMEIPVLAPFAGTVREIPVQPGSGIGAGQRVVVLERDLQ; translated from the coding sequence ATGTTCGAAAAACTGTTGATCGCCAACCGTGGCGCCATCGCCTGCCGCATCCTGCGCACCTTGCGCGAGCTGTCGGTCAAGGGCGTGGCGGTGTATTCCGAAGCCGATGCGGCCAGCCTGCATATCCAGCAAGCCGACGAGGCCTACAGCCTGGGCGAAGGCGCGGCGGCCGGGACGTATCTATCGGTGGAGAAAATCCTCGCCACGGCCAAGGCCTGTGGCGCCACGGCGATTCACCCGGGCTACGGCTTTCTCTCGGAAAACGCCGCCTTCGCCGAAGCCTGCGAAACAGCCGGCATCGCCTTCGTCGGCCCGACGCCGGAACAGCTGCGCGTGTTCGGCCTCAAGCACACCGCCCGTGCGTTGGCCAAGCAACACGACATCCCGTTGCTGGAAGGCACCGAGCTGCTCAACAGCCTCGACGCAGCGCTGCTGGCCGGGGAAAGCGTGGGCTATCCGATCATGCTTAAAAGCACCGCCGGCGGTGGCGGCATCGGTATGCGCGTGTGCCACAGCGCCGACGAATTGCGCGACTGTTTCGAGGCGGTCAAACGCCTGGGCCAGAACAATTTCAGCGACGCTGGCGTGTTTATCGAGAAGTACATCCAGCACGCCCGTCATCTGGAAGTGCAGGTGTTTGGTGATGGGTGTGGCGAGGTGATCGCCCTCGGCGTGCGCGACTGTTCGGTGCAGCGGCGCAACCAGAAAGTGCTCGAAGAAACCCCGGCGCCAAACCTGCCCGACGGCATGGCGGACGAGCTGTGCCGTGCCGCTATCACCCTGGCCAAGGCGGTGAATTACCGCAGCGCCGGCACCGTGGAATTTATCTTTGATAGCGCCGATGGCCGCTTCTACTTTCTGGAAGTGAACACCCGGTTGCAGGTGGAGCATGGCGTCACCGAGCAGGTGTGGGGCGTGGACCTGGTGCGCTGGATGGTGCAGTTGGCCGCCGGGGAATTGCCCCCGCTGCGGGAGCTGGAGTTGAAGCCCCACGGCCACGCGATTCAGGCACGCCTGTACGCCGAAGACCCGGGCCGGGATTTTCAGCCGAGCCCCGGGCTTTTGACCTGTGTGGACTTCCCCGCCGCGGACGGCCTGCGCATCGACACCTGGGTCGAGGCCGGCTGCGAGATCCCGCCCTACTTCGACCCGATGATCGCCAAGCTCATCACCTGGGCGCCGACTCGCGAACAGGCGCGCCTCGACCTGCATCAAGCATTGAGCAACAGCCAGTTGTATGGCGTGGAAACCAACCGGGATTACCTGCGCCAGATTCTGCTGGCCGCACCGTTCGCCAGCGGCCAGCCATGGACTCGCTGCCTGGAAGATTTGGTGTACCGCGCTGATACGTTTGAAGTGCTGAGCGCCGGAACGCAAACCAGTGTTCAGGATTATCCGGGGCGCCTCGGATACTGGGCCGTGGGCGTGCCGCCGTCGGGGCCGATGGACAGCCGCGCCTTGCGCCTGGGCAACCGCCTGTTGGGAAATGCCGAGGGGGCCGCCGCGTTGGAAATCACCATGAGCGGGCCGTTGTTGCGTTTCAATTGTGCGGCGGTGGTGGCGGTGACCGGCGCGGACATTGCGCTGCGGTTGAATGATGACGTGGTGCCGATGAATACCGCATTGTTGATCCCGGCGGGCGCGACCTTGAGCCTGGGCACCCTCGCCGGAGCCGGTGCTCGCAGCTACCTGTGCGTGCGCGGCGGGTTGCAGGTTCCGGATTATCTGGGCAGCAAAAGTACCTTCACGCTTGGCCAGTTTGGTGGGCATGGCGGGCGGGCTTTGCGGGCGGGGGATGTGTTGCATTTACTGCCGCTTGCAGACGTTAGCTCGGGTCAACAACTGGTACCCGAGCCACTTGCCGACGTGCGCACATTGCGGGTGATCTACGGCCCTCACGGCGCGCCGGAATACTTCAAGCCCGAGTATATCGAGACGTTCTTCGCGACCCAGTGGGAAGTGCATTTCAACTCCAGCCGCACGGGCGTGCGGCTGATAGGGCCCAAGCCTTTGTGGGCGCGTACCGATGGTGGTGAGGCGGGACTGCACCCATCGAATATCCATGACAATCCCTATGCGATTGGCGCGGTGGATTTCACCGGAGACATGCCGGTCATCCTAGGCCCCGACGGCCCGAGCCTGGGTGGGTTTGTGTGCCCGGTGACGGTGATCGAGGCGGACTTGTGGCAGTTGGGCCAGCTCAAGGCGGGCGACAAAATCCGCTTCACCCCAGTCGATCTAACAACCGCCCGCGACCTTGCCCTGAAATGGGATCACTGTAGGAGCAAGCTTGCTCGCGATGCAGGCACCTCGGTACATCCGGAACACCGCATTGATACCATCGCCGGCAAGCCGGGCTCCTACCGTTCACCTGTGGTTCTGGATATCGGCACACAGGACACCCGCCTCGTTGCCCGCCTCGCCGGCGACACCCACTTGCTCCTGGAAATCGGCGCCGCCGAACTCGACCTGGTGCTGCGCTTCCGTGCCCACGCCCTGATGCAAGCCCTCGAGACCCGCGACCTGCACGGCGTCATCGACCTGACACCCGGCATCCGCTCCCTGCAAATCCACTACCAGCCCGAACAACTGCCCCTCGCCGATCTCCTGGCGTTGATCACCACCGAATGGCACACCGTCTGCGCCAGCCACAACCTGCAAGTGCCCTCGCGCATCGTCCACCTGCCACTCTCCTGGGACGACCCTGCCTGCCAACTGGCCATCGAAAAATACATGACCACCGTGCGCAAGGACGCGCCCTGGTGCCCGAGCAACCTGGAGTTCATCCGCCGCATCAACGACCTGGCCAACCTCGACGAAGTACGCCACACCGTGTTCGATGCCAGCTACCTGGTGATGGGCCTGGGCGACGTCTACCTCGGCGCACCGGTGGCCACGCCGCTGGACCCGCGCCACCGCCTGGTCACCACCAAATACAACCCCGCGCGCACCTGGACCGCTGAAAACTCCGTGGGCATCGGCGGCGCCTACCTGTGCGTCTACGGCATGGAAGGCCCCGGCGGTTATCAGTTCGTCGGGCGCACCTTGCAGATGTGGAACCGCTACCGGGAAGTGGCGGCGTTCGATGGCAAACCGTGGTTGCTGCGCTTCTTCGACCAGATCCGTTTCTACCCGGTCAGCGCCGATGAGCTGGTGCAGATTCGCCGGGATTTCCCCCTAGGGCGATTTGAACTGAGCATCGAACACAGCCAACTCAACCTGACGGATTACCAGGCTTTTCTGACCCAGGAAGCCGAGAGCATCGGCGAGTTTCGCGGCCAACAGCAACGCGCGTTCAACGCCGAACGCGAGCGCTGGATCGCCAGCGGCCAGGCGCATTTCGACAGCGAGGAACTCGCCGCGCCACTGGGCCAAGACACGCCATTGCAGGCCAACGAATACAGCATCGACAGCCACATCGCCGGCAATCTCTGGCAGGTTCAGGTGGCCGTCGGCGAACCCGTCGCGGCAGGCGATGTGCTGGTGATCCTGGAGTCGATGAAAATGGAAATCCCGGTGCTCGCGCCGTTCGCCGGCACCGTGCGCGAAATTCCCGTGCAACCGGGCAGCGGCATTGGCGCCGGCCAACGGGTGGTCGTGCTGGAGCGTGATTTGCAATAA
- a CDS encoding urea amidolyase associated protein UAAP2 → MSIALAKQPDAAVYRATIPAGEPWLMEVKAGQTLRILDLEGNQAVDTLFYSLKNPKERYDVQRTLRRQNRVYLSTGSVLYSNLGQPMLTLIDDTCGRHDTLGGACAQESNTVRYALEKRYMHSCRDNYLRACAHDGRLGKSDIGPNINFFMNVPVTADGGLTFEDGISAPGKYVDLRAEMDVIVLISNCPQLNNPCNGYNPTPAELLVWN, encoded by the coding sequence ATGTCTATCGCACTCGCCAAACAACCGGACGCGGCCGTGTACCGCGCGACCATTCCCGCCGGCGAACCCTGGCTGATGGAAGTGAAGGCCGGCCAGACCCTGCGCATCCTCGACCTTGAGGGCAACCAGGCGGTCGACACGCTGTTCTACAGCCTGAAAAACCCCAAGGAACGCTACGACGTACAGCGCACGTTGCGCCGGCAAAACCGCGTGTACCTGAGCACCGGCAGCGTGCTGTATTCCAACCTCGGCCAGCCGATGCTGACCCTCATCGACGACACCTGCGGGCGCCACGACACCCTCGGCGGCGCCTGCGCCCAGGAGAGCAACACCGTGCGCTACGCCCTGGAAAAACGCTACATGCACAGCTGCCGTGACAACTACCTGCGGGCCTGCGCCCACGATGGACGCCTGGGCAAAAGTGACATCGGGCCGAACATCAATTTCTTCATGAATGTGCCGGTGACGGCCGATGGCGGGCTGACGTTCGAGGACGGTATTTCCGCCCCCGGCAAGTACGTCGACCTGCGGGCCGAGATGGACGTGATCGTGCTGATCTCCAACTGCCCGCAACTGAACAACCCGTGCAACGGCTACAACCCTACCCCTGCGGAGTTACTGGTATGGAACTGA